The segment GTGGGATCGCGGGCGCCGCCGCGAAGGAAAAGGTCCGTCAGGCGCTTGGCCGGGTCAGCCTCGACAACTTGGGCGACCGCCGCCCGGCACAGCTTTCCGGCGGTCAGCAGCAGCGCGTCGCTCTCGCCCGCGCCCTGGTGTTCGAGCCGTCGCTGGTCCTGATGGACGAGCCGCTCGGCGCGCTCGACAAACAACTGCGCGAGCGCATGCAGCTCGAGATCAAGCAGTTGCAAGTATCGCTCGGCATCACCATGGTCTACGTCACTCACGACCAGTCCGAAGCCCTGACGATGTCGGACAGGATCGCCGTTTTCCATGACGGCCGCATCCAGCAGCTTGCCGATCCTGAAACGCTCTACAACGAACCGTCCAACCGCTTCGTCGCCTCCTTCATTGGCGAAAACAATACGCTGCCCTGCACCCCGGCCGGACGCGAAGGAGAACTGGCCGTGGTGCGCATGGCGGACGGCACCGTGTTCAAGGCCGCAAGCGCCGATATTTCCGGTCCTGGCGAGATGAGTGTTTCGGTACGGCCGGAAAGCCTCGTTCTAGCCGATGGAGAAGCCCGCGCCGATCTCAACCGTTTTTCGGGCAAGGCACGCGACGTCTTCTTCCTAGGCGACCACATGCGGTTGTCGGTGGAGGCATTTGGTGGCCAGACGCTGACGGCCCGCATCCCGGCACACCAAGCGCGGCATTTCGCGCCGGGCGAGGACGTCATACTCGAATGCGGCG is part of the Mesorhizobium terrae genome and harbors:
- a CDS encoding ABC transporter ATP-binding protein gives rise to the protein MNVSQQVPLAMDRSVDALVRFEDVKKSYDGIAFVVKDLNLAVRRGEFLTMLGPSGSGKTTTLMMLGGFERPTLGRILLDDKPVERLPPEKRNIGFVFQNYALFPHMTVAENVAFPLRYRGIAGAAAKEKVRQALGRVSLDNLGDRRPAQLSGGQQQRVALARALVFEPSLVLMDEPLGALDKQLRERMQLEIKQLQVSLGITMVYVTHDQSEALTMSDRIAVFHDGRIQQLADPETLYNEPSNRFVASFIGENNTLPCTPAGREGELAVVRMADGTVFKAASADISGPGEMSVSVRPESLVLADGEARADLNRFSGKARDVFFLGDHMRLSVEAFGGQTLTARIPAHQARHFAPGEDVILECGVSECRLLGA